From a single Nicotiana tabacum cultivar K326 chromosome 8, ASM71507v2, whole genome shotgun sequence genomic region:
- the LOC142163408 gene encoding uncharacterized protein LOC142163408: protein MVTNLDDDDDDIEELSLPTKRGRDGSSHGSSTKGPMDCYLSKKPGAKGGGKDVQKIAKDILRDRAVRAFARWVYDAGLPFNCVNYDTFGDFIEAVGQYGPGMKPPTYHEIRGPYLNKEVEETNKIVEEHKVVWNKYGCSIMMDKWTARTEKIIINVLVNSPRGSLFLESIDASDTPTDHIKMFTLFQNTIENIGPSKVVQVVTDNASENKKAGGMIEGAYKNVYWTPCAAHCINLMFGDIFRKKPFSTVFGQGVRLHSYISQWPLLLNMMRRFTMQKNLVKRQDLPLLS from the coding sequence ATGGTGACCaatcttgatgatgatgatgatgatattgaagAATTGTCACTTCCAACAAAACGGGGAAGAGATGGGTCAAGCCATGGATCATCGACTAAAGGTCCTATGGATTGCTACTTATCAAAGAAGCCGGGAGCAAAGGGCGGTGGAAAAGATGTACAAAAAATTGCTAAAGACATTTTGAGGGATCGTGCGGTTAGAGCTTTTGCACGATGGGTCTATGATGCTGGACTCCCCTTCAATTGTGTCAACTATGACACTTTTGGAGACTTTATTGAGGCCGTTGGTCAATACGGACCTGGAATGAAGCCTCCCACTTACCATGAAATAAGAGGTCCTTATCTAAATAAGGAAGTGGAGGAGACTAATAAAATTGTTGAGGAGCATAAAGTTGTGTGGAACAAGTACGGCTGCTCCATTATGATGGATAAGTGGACGGCAAGAacggaaaaaataattattaatgtGTTGGTAAATTCTCCCCGGGGAAGTTTGTTTCTTGAGTCCATTGATGCTAGTGACACACCCACTGACCACATCAAAATGTTCACCTTGTTTCAGAACACCATCGAAAATATTGGTCCAAGCAAAGTTGTTCAAGTGGTTACTGATAATGCAAGTGAAAATAAGAAAGCGGGTGGCATGATTGAAGGAGCGTACAAGAATGTCTATTGGACTCCATGTGCGGCTCATTGTATCAACTTGATGTTCGGGGACATTTTCAGGAAAAAACCCTTCTCTACAGTTTTTGGCCAGGGCGTTAGGTTACATTCTTATATTTCTCAGTGGCCCTTGTTATTGAATATGATGAGAAGATTCACCATGcaaaaaaatttggtgaaaagaCAAGATTTGCCACTGCTTTCTTGA